A single Gemmatimonadales bacterium DNA region contains:
- a CDS encoding iron-sulfur cluster assembly protein produces the protein MLTADTVRKAIRAVKDPELNLNIIDLGLVYGIDVSEEGDVQVRMTLTSPGCPAGAEIIEGVREVVGDLEGARGVDVELVWEPYWTPERMDPRVRAFLGH, from the coding sequence ATGCTGACCGCCGACACCGTGCGCAAGGCGATCCGGGCCGTGAAGGATCCCGAGCTGAACCTCAACATCATCGATCTGGGCCTCGTGTACGGCATCGACGTGAGCGAGGAGGGCGACGTGCAGGTGCGGATGACGCTCACCTCGCCTGGCTGCCCGGCCGGTGCCGAAATCATCGAGGGCGTGCGTGAGGTAGTGGGCGATCTCGAGGGCGCGCGCGGTGTCGATGTGGAGCTGGTCTGGGAGCCTTACTGGACCCCCGAACGTATGGACCCGCGCGTGAGGGCCTTTCTCGGACACTGA